In Aquimarina sp. TRL1, a single window of DNA contains:
- a CDS encoding dipeptidase: protein MQNIKSYVGEHKDRFINELMELLRIPSVSADSAFEKDVIRTAEAVKKSLEKAGCDKVELCETPGYPIVYGEKIIDPALPTVLVYGHYDVQPADPIELWDSPPFEPVVKKTAIHPEGAIFGRGSCDDKGQMYMHVKALEFMTETGQLPCNVKFMIEGEEEVGSKSLGWFVERNQEKLSNDVILISDTGMIANDVPSITTGLRGLSYVEVEVTGPNRDLHSGLYGGAVANPINILTKMIASLHDENNRITIPGFYDKVEELSTEERAEMAKAPFSLDAYKKSLDIKAVYGEEGYTTNERNSIRPTLDVNGIWGGYTGEGAKTVIASKAYAKISMRLVPNQDWEEITQLFKDHFEKIAPEAVTVKVTPHHGGQGYVTPIDNIGYQAASNAYKDTFGVAPIPQRGGGSIPIVALFEKELKSKTILMGFGLDSDAIHSPNEHFGVFNYLRGIETIPLFYKYFTALSK, encoded by the coding sequence ATGCAAAATATAAAATCCTACGTAGGAGAACATAAAGACCGCTTTATTAATGAACTGATGGAGCTATTAAGAATCCCGTCAGTAAGTGCGGATTCAGCTTTTGAAAAAGATGTAATCAGAACTGCAGAAGCGGTTAAAAAAAGCTTGGAGAAAGCAGGTTGTGATAAGGTAGAATTGTGTGAAACTCCTGGATACCCTATTGTATATGGGGAGAAAATAATAGATCCGGCATTGCCAACCGTACTTGTGTATGGGCATTATGATGTGCAACCGGCAGATCCGATAGAATTATGGGATAGTCCCCCGTTTGAGCCTGTAGTAAAAAAGACAGCGATTCATCCCGAAGGAGCTATTTTTGGTCGTGGGTCATGTGATGATAAAGGACAGATGTATATGCATGTCAAAGCTCTGGAATTTATGACAGAAACTGGACAGTTACCTTGTAATGTTAAGTTTATGATCGAAGGAGAAGAAGAAGTAGGGAGTAAGAGCCTGGGATGGTTTGTAGAGAGAAACCAGGAGAAATTAAGTAATGACGTGATTTTGATTAGTGATACGGGGATGATTGCTAATGATGTTCCTTCTATTACCACTGGATTGCGAGGATTAAGTTATGTAGAAGTAGAGGTAACCGGACCGAATAGAGATTTACATAGTGGATTGTACGGAGGAGCAGTAGCAAACCCGATTAATATTCTGACCAAAATGATTGCATCATTACACGATGAAAATAATCGTATTACAATTCCGGGATTCTATGATAAGGTAGAAGAATTATCAACAGAAGAGAGAGCAGAGATGGCAAAAGCTCCTTTCTCATTAGATGCGTATAAGAAGTCATTAGATATTAAGGCTGTATACGGAGAAGAAGGATATACGACTAATGAACGTAATTCAATCCGTCCGACATTAGATGTGAATGGAATTTGGGGAGGATATACAGGAGAAGGAGCAAAAACTGTTATCGCTAGTAAGGCATATGCTAAGATTTCGATGCGATTAGTTCCGAATCAGGATTGGGAAGAAATTACCCAGCTGTTCAAGGATCACTTTGAGAAGATTGCTCCAGAAGCAGTTACTGTAAAAGTAACTCCACACCATGGAGGACAAGGGTATGTTACTCCTATTGATAATATAGGATATCAGGCAGCCAGTAATGCTTATAAAGATACTTTTGGAGTAGCTCCAATTCCTCAGCGAGGAGGAGGAAGTATTCCAATAGTAGCATTGTTTGAAAAAGAACTAAAGAGTAAAACCATCTTAATGGGGTTTGGATTGGATAGTGATGCTATTCATTCCCCGAATGAGCATTTTGGAGTCTTTAATTATCTGAGGGGAATTGAAACAATTCCATTGTTCTATAAGTATTTTACAGCGCTAAGTAAATAA
- the rseP gene encoding RIP metalloprotease RseP: protein MSPFFVKAIQLLLSLSFLIILHELGHFIPAKLFKTRVEKFYLFFDVKFSLFKKKIGETVYGIGWLPLGGYVKIAGMIDESMDKEQMAGPPQPWEFRSKPAWQRLIIMLGGVTVNIILGFLIYMAIVFTWGSNYVGVADMPKGFKVAESFKEYGFQDGDRILKTNGEKLEDMTRINAYLFMRDVKTVEVLHQNGEMETITIPDDIGKKMFETGVLTPFSPIGDAKIDLVQEGSGADKAGLEVGDIITGTNGAPVAYMSDYFEARAKDSIKTTPITLTYKREGIEKTATITPDEEGIIGISFGRDYEVQKKAYSLGESISQGFELGYWTLHDYIAQFKYVFTKKGATQVGGFAAIGNLFPEAWNWKAFWGTTAFISIILAFMNILPIPALDGGHVMFLLYEMITGRKPNDKFMEYAQLVGFVLLIALLLFANGNDIYRAIFK, encoded by the coding sequence ATGAGTCCATTTTTTGTAAAAGCAATACAATTATTGTTAAGCTTATCTTTTCTTATTATCCTGCATGAATTGGGGCATTTTATCCCAGCAAAACTGTTTAAGACCAGGGTGGAAAAATTCTATTTGTTTTTTGATGTTAAGTTCTCTTTGTTTAAGAAAAAAATAGGAGAAACAGTATACGGAATCGGGTGGTTGCCACTTGGAGGGTATGTAAAGATTGCAGGAATGATTGATGAGAGTATGGATAAGGAACAAATGGCGGGTCCTCCACAACCATGGGAGTTTAGATCAAAACCAGCTTGGCAACGACTAATTATTATGTTAGGAGGAGTCACAGTGAATATTATTCTTGGTTTTCTTATTTATATGGCGATTGTTTTTACCTGGGGGAGTAATTATGTAGGAGTAGCAGATATGCCTAAAGGGTTTAAGGTAGCAGAATCGTTTAAAGAATATGGATTTCAGGATGGAGATCGTATTCTGAAGACAAATGGAGAGAAGTTGGAAGATATGACTCGAATTAATGCATACCTGTTTATGAGAGATGTAAAGACAGTTGAAGTGTTGCATCAAAATGGAGAAATGGAAACGATTACGATACCTGATGATATTGGTAAAAAAATGTTTGAAACAGGAGTGTTGACTCCTTTTTCGCCAATAGGAGATGCTAAGATAGATTTAGTTCAGGAAGGTTCAGGGGCAGATAAGGCAGGATTAGAGGTAGGAGATATTATTACAGGTACAAATGGAGCTCCTGTAGCATATATGAGCGATTATTTTGAAGCCAGGGCTAAAGATAGTATTAAAACAACCCCCATAACTCTTACATATAAAAGAGAAGGGATTGAAAAAACAGCAACCATTACCCCGGATGAAGAAGGGATAATAGGAATTTCTTTTGGAAGAGATTATGAAGTGCAGAAGAAGGCTTATTCGCTAGGAGAAAGTATTAGTCAGGGATTCGAATTGGGATATTGGACACTACACGATTATATAGCACAGTTTAAATATGTGTTTACTAAAAAAGGAGCAACTCAGGTAGGAGGTTTTGCGGCAATAGGAAATTTATTCCCTGAAGCCTGGAACTGGAAAGCTTTCTGGGGGACAACAGCTTTTATTTCTATTATTTTGGCATTTATGAATATTCTGCCTATTCCTGCATTGGATGGAGGGCATGTTATGTTTTTATTGTATGAGATGATTACAGGGAGAAAACCGAATGATAAATTTATGGAATATGCGCAATTGGTTGGTTTTGTGTTGTTAATCGCGTTGCTGTTATTCGCTAATGGAAATGATATCTATCGAGCAATTTTTAAATAA
- a CDS encoding SCO family protein has protein sequence MLRFFSRYKFFGIVLLVLSAIIISIIYSILKPTPVLPIYEPEMVNTELVDSTVQHIRKYHKIAPFSLTNQNGKTITEKEYDNKIYVADFFFTTCQSICPVMTGHMKKIQDELMNDASVLLLSHTVTPDIDTVAQLKRYAKRKGVNDTKWNLVTGDKKQIYNLARKSYLAAKSNGDGGPYDMIHTENFILVDTKKRIRGFYDGTDEEEIDRLLDDIEILKKEQ, from the coding sequence ATGCTTCGTTTTTTTTCCAGATATAAGTTTTTTGGAATTGTTCTTTTGGTACTTTCTGCAATTATCATTTCTATTATTTATTCTATTCTAAAGCCTACACCGGTTTTACCTATTTACGAACCAGAGATGGTCAACACGGAATTAGTAGACAGCACCGTACAACACATCAGAAAGTATCATAAAATCGCTCCTTTTTCCCTTACCAATCAAAATGGAAAAACCATTACAGAAAAAGAATATGATAATAAAATATATGTAGCAGATTTCTTTTTTACCACCTGTCAATCCATTTGTCCAGTTATGACAGGACATATGAAAAAAATTCAGGACGAACTCATGAATGACGCTTCTGTCTTATTACTATCTCATACAGTTACCCCTGATATTGATACTGTTGCCCAATTAAAGCGATATGCTAAAAGAAAAGGGGTCAATGACACCAAATGGAACCTGGTTACTGGTGACAAAAAGCAGATTTATAATCTAGCCAGAAAATCGTATCTGGCAGCCAAATCTAATGGAGATGGAGGTCCTTATGATATGATCCATACAGAAAATTTTATTTTAGTAGACACCAAAAAAAGAATTCGTGGTTTTTATGACGGAACAGATGAGGAAGAAATTGATCGGCTTTTGGACGATATTGAAATCCTAAAAAAAGAACAGTGA
- a CDS encoding NUDIX domain-containing protein — protein sequence MREVYKFCPSCQSPLEVFEEKYLACSSDHCNFVHYGNPTPVVAAIVEYEERQILLAHNTQWPEDWYALITGFLERNEHPDEAVLREVQEELGVMGELVSFVGHYPFYRMNQILLVYHVRVSGKINLNEELDDYKIIPFSEVTYWPAGTGYAVRDFLISKGETPVEVPFSGM from the coding sequence ATGAGAGAAGTGTATAAATTTTGCCCTAGCTGTCAAAGCCCGTTAGAAGTATTTGAAGAAAAGTATTTAGCGTGTTCCAGTGATCACTGTAACTTCGTGCATTATGGTAATCCAACTCCGGTAGTCGCTGCAATAGTAGAATATGAAGAAAGACAGATTTTATTAGCTCATAATACGCAGTGGCCAGAGGATTGGTATGCATTGATTACTGGTTTTTTAGAGAGGAATGAGCACCCTGATGAGGCAGTGCTTAGAGAGGTTCAGGAAGAATTAGGGGTAATGGGAGAATTAGTTTCTTTTGTTGGGCATTATCCGTTTTATAGAATGAATCAAATACTGCTAGTGTATCATGTTAGGGTCAGTGGAAAGATCAATCTTAATGAAGAGTTGGATGATTATAAAATCATTCCTTTTTCAGAAGTGACGTATTGGCCTGCCGGGACTGGTTATGCGGTAAGAGATTTTTTGATATCAAAAGGAGAAACGCCAGTAGAAGTTCCGTTCTCCGGGATGTAA
- a CDS encoding acyltransferase family protein, whose protein sequence is MTLKNRIQSVDFLRGLTIVVMILVNTPGDWGFVYKPLLHAKWNGLTIADFVFPFFLYIVGISISFVYKAKTPDKTIYKKIAIRSLKLIGLGLFLNAFLPYIPFVESWEKMRIPGVLQRIGIVFFVTSVLYLNMSKKGLMILTAGILVGYWIWLGYIPFPGGDTPTLERAANNWANYLDLQLLGTHMWKPDYDPEGIISTIPSIASALTGVFIGEVLTSSMLRKHLRLLGLGSLLLGIGYIWSLVFPLNKALWSSSFVLVTSGYATLILALIYYLTDYKEISLGNMFTYVGSNAIVLYFSSMFISKTFYLISVGEKYTIHSWLYETVFVYEGLSKEFSSLLYALVVIVFYVVVAYVLYRKRIFIKV, encoded by the coding sequence ATGACATTAAAAAATAGAATACAATCCGTTGACTTTTTACGTGGGTTAACGATAGTGGTCATGATATTAGTAAATACCCCAGGAGACTGGGGTTTTGTTTATAAACCTTTATTGCATGCAAAATGGAATGGTTTGACAATAGCAGATTTTGTCTTTCCTTTCTTTTTGTACATAGTAGGTATTTCTATTTCTTTTGTATACAAAGCCAAAACACCTGATAAAACAATTTATAAAAAGATAGCGATAAGGAGTCTTAAGTTGATTGGATTGGGACTGTTTCTTAATGCCTTTTTGCCATATATTCCTTTTGTAGAATCATGGGAGAAAATGAGAATCCCTGGAGTTCTTCAACGAATAGGGATTGTTTTTTTTGTGACCTCGGTATTATATCTTAATATGAGTAAGAAAGGATTGATGATATTGACGGCAGGAATTCTCGTAGGGTATTGGATATGGTTGGGATATATTCCTTTTCCTGGAGGAGATACTCCTACCTTGGAAAGAGCAGCTAATAATTGGGCAAATTACTTAGACTTACAGCTTTTGGGAACTCATATGTGGAAACCTGATTACGATCCGGAAGGGATAATAAGTACAATTCCTTCAATTGCTTCTGCGCTTACAGGGGTTTTTATAGGAGAAGTGTTAACGAGTTCAATGCTTCGAAAACATTTAAGATTATTAGGGTTAGGAAGCTTGTTGTTGGGAATTGGTTATATATGGAGCCTTGTTTTTCCTCTGAATAAGGCATTATGGAGTAGTAGTTTTGTTTTGGTTACTTCAGGATATGCTACACTTATTTTAGCGTTGATTTATTACCTTACGGATTATAAAGAGATTTCTTTAGGGAATATGTTTACCTATGTTGGTTCTAATGCTATTGTGCTCTATTTTTCGTCTATGTTTATCTCCAAAACGTTTTATCTGATATCAGTAGGAGAAAAGTATACGATTCATAGTTGGCTGTATGAGACTGTTTTTGTATACGAAGGGTTGAGTAAGGAATTCTCGTCGTTATTGTATGCATTAGTTGTTATTGTCTTTTATGTTGTTGTGGCTTATGTGTTGTATCGAAAGCGGATTTTTATTAAAGTTTAA
- a CDS encoding sodium:solute symporter family protein: MKLSILDYGIIVTFLLSVLLIGVVVSKRSGKNSSEYFLSGRSMPWWLLGFSMVATTFSTDTPNLVTNLVRKNGVAGNWEWWAFLLTGLLTVFVYAKLWRRSNVNTDMEFYELRYSGKPARFLRGFRSIYLGVIFNVLAMAGVTLAAIKIGGIMFGLPPLHTVGYAALITVVFSAIGGFKGVVYSDFLLFFVAMAGSIGAAYYCVNLPEVNGLDGLITHPNVVDKISLLPSWSNKEMIISLLVIPLAVQWWSSWYPGAEPGGGGYIAQRMLAAKDESHAIGATFFFNIMHYALRPWPWIIVALTSLVLYPDLASIKEAFPDVTNDKLGHDLAYSAMLTKLPSGLLGVVVASLVAAYMSTISTHLNWGASYVVNDVYKQFVKKDASEKELVNVGRISTVLLMAISAVIALLLTDAVQLFKYILMFGAGTGLIFLLRWFWWRINAWSEISAMFSSGIISIIINIEVVKNSMFGDAGIFPSWGQIPFVVVVTTIIWLLATFLTKPDEDKTLFNFYKKIQPGGPGWDKILQRANEEGIDIVDKEEKWAVPLGIGAMLLGCVLVYGALFATGNLIYGKYTDAIIFIVVTLVSGGLLVKVWNKMKNNFL; the protein is encoded by the coding sequence ATGAAACTTAGTATTTTAGACTATGGTATAATAGTCACATTTTTATTATCCGTATTGTTAATAGGGGTAGTGGTATCAAAAAGGTCCGGTAAAAATTCATCTGAATATTTCTTATCCGGGCGTAGTATGCCTTGGTGGTTACTAGGTTTCTCTATGGTGGCAACAACTTTCTCTACAGACACCCCGAATTTGGTGACCAATCTGGTGAGAAAAAATGGAGTGGCAGGAAACTGGGAATGGTGGGCCTTTTTATTAACAGGGTTATTGACGGTTTTTGTATATGCTAAGCTCTGGAGGCGTTCTAATGTTAATACAGATATGGAATTTTATGAGCTGAGATATTCAGGAAAGCCAGCTCGTTTTTTAAGAGGGTTTCGTTCTATATATTTAGGAGTGATTTTTAATGTACTTGCTATGGCAGGGGTTACTTTGGCAGCAATTAAGATTGGTGGAATTATGTTTGGATTGCCTCCTTTGCACACAGTAGGATATGCAGCATTGATAACAGTAGTGTTTAGTGCGATTGGCGGTTTTAAAGGAGTTGTGTATTCTGATTTTTTACTATTCTTTGTGGCAATGGCAGGGTCAATAGGAGCTGCTTATTATTGTGTTAACCTTCCAGAGGTGAATGGTTTGGATGGTCTGATTACACACCCTAATGTAGTTGATAAAATATCATTGCTTCCTAGTTGGAGTAATAAAGAAATGATTATTAGTTTGCTGGTAATTCCGTTGGCAGTCCAGTGGTGGAGTTCATGGTATCCAGGGGCAGAACCTGGAGGAGGGGGTTACATAGCACAACGCATGTTAGCAGCAAAAGATGAAAGCCACGCGATTGGAGCAACCTTCTTTTTTAATATTATGCATTACGCATTACGTCCTTGGCCATGGATTATTGTAGCGTTAACATCATTAGTTTTGTATCCGGATTTAGCAAGCATAAAAGAAGCCTTTCCTGATGTTACAAATGATAAGCTAGGGCATGACTTAGCGTATTCGGCGATGCTTACCAAGTTGCCCTCAGGGTTATTAGGAGTGGTGGTAGCATCTTTAGTGGCAGCTTATATGTCCACGATATCTACACATTTGAATTGGGGAGCATCTTATGTAGTAAATGATGTGTATAAGCAGTTTGTTAAGAAGGATGCCTCAGAAAAAGAGCTAGTAAATGTAGGTAGGATTTCTACAGTATTATTAATGGCAATAAGTGCAGTTATTGCTTTGTTATTGACAGATGCGGTTCAGTTGTTTAAGTATATTTTAATGTTTGGGGCAGGAACTGGTCTGATATTTTTATTACGATGGTTCTGGTGGCGTATCAATGCATGGAGTGAGATTTCTGCCATGTTTTCTTCAGGGATTATTTCGATTATAATTAATATAGAAGTAGTAAAAAATTCTATGTTTGGAGATGCCGGGATTTTTCCAAGCTGGGGACAGATTCCTTTTGTGGTGGTTGTAACAACTATTATATGGTTGTTGGCTACTTTTCTAACAAAGCCTGATGAAGATAAGACCCTGTTTAATTTTTATAAAAAAATACAACCTGGAGGACCTGGTTGGGATAAGATACTTCAGAGAGCAAATGAAGAAGGAATAGATATAGTAGATAAAGAGGAAAAATGGGCGGTTCCATTAGGAATTGGAGCAATGCTTCTTGGTTGTGTATTAGTCTATGGAGCGTTATTTGCTACAGGAAACCTTATCTATGGAAAATATACAGATGCAATTATTTTTATAGTTGTGACACTGGTATCTGGAGGGTTACTTGTAAAAGTGTGGAATAAGATGAAAAATAATTTTTTGTAA